A region of Salvelinus namaycush isolate Seneca chromosome 9, SaNama_1.0, whole genome shotgun sequence DNA encodes the following proteins:
- the gpr88 gene encoding LOW QUALITY PROTEIN: probable G-protein coupled receptor 88 (The sequence of the model RefSeq protein was modified relative to this genomic sequence to represent the inferred CDS: inserted 1 base in 1 codon; deleted 2 bases in 1 codon), whose translation MPNESSQLIDCDVGHNANISLVAVYSLVCLFGTILNLLVVYLVVTFKKLRTASNAFIVNGCIADLLVCAFWMPHEAVEISSGSSFPAVYQAFKYALLFLGITVSLLSHSLIAVNRYVAGDLVINTYLSIYQKRYTEWMLIPSWLSALGFLLPWITSSRYPQEGCSCLPASAASLLKGGTPILSDPFEAGTLVLTIVGQTMVVLYCYLKIFRRVQISVKRLSILHVPIVNNLPYSLPHYTTHHYTTHYTTHYTTLHYTLHYTLHYRPFWVLLPALFTTVSLALKKCSWMIFCTIFVTNPFFYTWKNEEFRXRSVLMGEFWRGFAVGVEPITMNTISDLLPRQNSRREFLAEMN comes from the exons ATGCCAAACGAATCGTCGCAACTGATAGACTGCGATGTGGGACACAATGCCAACATCAGCCTTGTGGCAGTCTATTCTCTCGTGTGCTTGTTTGGGACAATTTTAAACCTTTTGGTTGTCTACCTGGTCGTGACATTTAAGAAACTTCGGACGGCTAGCAATGCGTTCATTGTGAACGGCTGTATAGCCGACCTGTTGGTGTGCGCGTTTTGGATGCCGCACGAGGCAGTGGAGATTTCCTCTGGCAGTTCTTTTCCGGCTGTGTACCAAGCCTTCAAATATGCGCTCCTATTCCTCGGCAtcactgtctctcttctctcccattcCCTCATAGCCGTCAACCGATACGTCGCTGGTGATTTGGTAATCAACACGTATCTGTCCATCTACCAAAAAAGATACACAGAATGGATGCTAATTCCGTCGTGGCTTTCGGCGCTGGGATTTCTTCTACCCTGGATCACGTCTTCGCGGTACCCACAGGAAGGATGCTCATGTCTCCCTGCTTCCGCAGCATCATTGCTCAAAGGAGGGACGCCCATTCTCTCTGACCCATTTGAAGCGGGTACCCTGGTGTTGACTATTGTTGGTCAGACAatggttgttttgtattgctatTTGAAAATATTTCGAAGGGTGCAGATCAGTGTGAAGAGGCTCAGCATATTACATGTTCCTATCGTGAATAACCTTCCCTATTCGCTccctcactacactacacac cactacactacacactacactacacactacactacactacactacacactacactacacactacactacagacctTTCTGGGTGTTATTACCAGCACTTTTTACCACGGTTTCATTGGCACTTAAGAAATGTTCATGGATGATTTTCTGCACTATCTTTGTTACAAACCCATTTTTCTACACTTGGAAGAACGAGGAATTTA AAAGATCCGTGCTCATGGGAGAATTTTGGAGAGGGTTTGCAGTTGGGGTTGAGCCCATTACGATGAATACAATATCTGACCTTCTCCCAAGACAAAATAGTCGAAGGGAATTTTTGGCCGAGATGAATTGA
- the LOC120053382 gene encoding lachesin-like produces the protein MICPQISHSCVPDAPKINISASSSGMEEEEVVMSCRSDGHPTPTIEWERKGELWPKNLHRHAQGNVTGRLHRSNQGVYQCVAKNVVSEVKEEMKLKVQYGPANTSIQSFPLQAISYGVQLNLTCLSDMYPKAKQYIWTRIPDMALPKEAMVTNSRLIIDNFQEHHQGIFECRVIHHSGNTERAFYTASVQAEPESKVFTQLVGAVSGSLVSGITGGIVAGFMLAKCLK, from the exons ATGATATGTCCTCAGATATCTCATAGTTGTGTTCCAGATGCACCCAAGATCAACATCAGTGCTTCCTCATCTGGCATGGAAGAGGAGGAAGTGGTGATGAGCTGCAGAAGTGACGGCCACCCCACCCCCACCATTGAGTGGGAGAGAAAAGGGGAGCTGTGGCCCAAGAATCTGCATCGACACGCACAAGGAAACGTCACGGGCCGGCTACACCGCAGCAACCAAGGGGTTTACCAGTGTGTGGCCAAGAATGTGGTGTCCGAGGTAAAGGAAGAGATGAAACTGAAGGTGCAAT ACGGACCAGCAAACACAAGTATCCAGTCCTTCCCACTGCAGGCCATTTCCTATGGGGTTCAGCTGAACCTTACCTGCTTGTCAGACATGTACCCCAAAGCCAAACAGTACATCTGGACCAGGATCCCAGATATGGCCCTACCCAAGGAGGCCATGGTTACAAACAGCCGTTTAATCATAGATAACTTCCAAGAGCACCACCAAGGCATCTTTGAGTGTAGAGTGATTCACCACAGTGGGAATACAGAGAGAGCATTCTATACCGCCTCTGTACAAG CGGAGCCCGAGTCTAAGGTGTTCACTCAGTTGGTGGGTGCAGTGTCTGGCAGTCTTGTCAGCGGAATCACAGGAGGGATCGTGGCAGGATTCATGTTAGCTAAATGTCTGAAGTGA